The Paramormyrops kingsleyae isolate MSU_618 chromosome 23, PKINGS_0.4, whole genome shotgun sequence sequence TTGTATAGTTGATGGGACGTCCAGTCACCTTCACGCATATGGCTTAGACCTGTATATTCTGAGATTAGACCTGGGATCAATACAAGTTCAAACTGCAAGAGGGTACACATTGTTTTTCCTTGTAGTTTTTCCTTCAGTGTTACTTGGAATGTGATAGATTTCTAATTTGTTTTTGTCGTTTTAAAATATCAAAGTGCAGAATGATGGCTCAGTTCCTGTCCCAGCCTCTGTGTGCGTGGAGTTGAACATTCTCCACGTGTGCCAGTGTACTTTCTCAAAAGCTGCATCTTGTGTATGTGTACTGCTCTCTCCTACTGATGTGTCCTGCCTGGAACAGGCTGTTCaggaaaaatgaatgaatgaaaattaaTAATGGAACACAATTAAACTATTTTCAACCATATAAAGCATTACAGGTATAAGGCTGACCTACCTGAATCCCATGTGATGCAATCACTATATCAGGAATTAGTTCATTTCTGTGGGATGGTTAACTGGATTATAAAGATGATTCTCTGTCGCAGTGGCTAATCCTACTGAATGCAGTTACATCCAGTTAATCATCACTCTACAGTTATGTCCAGTTTTGCTCTGCACAAATCGGTTTCGTTTGGCATGAATCATTGCACAGGGTTTGCCCCCTCGCAGCACGCAGCATTAACAGGTGCATGGCCAGCATCTGTCCTTAGCCTTTCCGCGAGGCTGTGCATTCGCACAAACGTACTGGTCCATTAACTCGTGAGAACGAGCCTGGGAGGTAAGCGGGAGCAGTGCCGACGGAAGAGCTTTGAAATATGTCACGGAAATGAAGCCTATCTTTAGCGCTATCAGAGGAGACTTCACTCCCGAGGATAGAGAAAACTGAACTTATGTGATGGGGAAAACAGGCAGATTAGACACAAAAACTGGCGAAGCAGAAGGAGGCGGCTGATTCAGAGGCACACGTTtagaaatattattttaatgtgtgatgtatatttttatatttgccAACATGTGTTATGAATCAGTAATACTTGAATACAAAGGTTTGTACGGCGGTGCAGTGGGCGGCACTGCGGCCTCACACCTTCTGAATTATGGGATTGATATCCTCCCCCGACTGTCGGAGGCCACATGTTCCCCACCACGCACAGTCCAAAAAGATGCAATTAGGCAAGCTGATGTCTCAGATACCCTTAATGTGTagctgtgtgtgagagtgtgtgttaTGCAGTGACCTGGCATCGCATCCTGCCCCCTGATTCATTTCCTAAGCTCTCTTGGATAGACTCTAggctgactggcatcctgcaaAATCAGTAACGAAAGATGGAAGAATGAATTTATGTATGAGTAGGTCAGCATTATTACCTCACGTATTTAAGTCCTGCCCCATCGCCATGTTTATAGGATTTACAAGCCCCCTCTTTGATTGTGTGGGTTTCCATTCAGTTCTCTGCTTTGCTTGCATAATAAAGACACACTGCTCAGGTATTTGATCCAGAGTCTCAGGTTTGTGCTTCCACTCTGCTAAATTTACTGCTCTGGACCTTGGAAACACTGGATGGATTATTTTGGAAGACATACAcagtgttttttgtgtttgcctatttactatatttatatttgttttatacactatttaaaaatttaaatccaTTGTTATTGCAGAGAATGTATATGGAAGTACTTTGGAGATACAATGACATAAGAAGCAGGCTTTCATGAGAACAGTTGAGTTATTTTTATGATTAATCTGCGTGGGCAGTAAACTGTTTTAACATATTACAGTGGTGTATAAACTGCACGGATTAAGCATATGAGGTTTGTGCAGGTGCCCTGTGCATATACCTGGATGGATATGTATGTATTGGCATCTAAATCATTATTTTATCATGCTTGTATGTGTGCTTTATAtccctttatttatatatataatgtgtgtgtgttttaatacatgtactgtatgtgtatatatttttatcatgatccatgtgtatttttgtgttatataatatatgtataatatatacgGGTGCAAACATATATCCGTGTacaatatatgtgtgtgcgacGCCGTACACAACGTGTGATTTCGTGTCATGTGTAAGCTATGTATTTGACTGTATGTTGTCCTTTTGACGGTGTTTCGTGCCTCTCTTTCTTTCCCGGTATGCTGTGCCTCTCCGTGTCCTGGATTGGCTGTTGATATTCTGAACCACGCTCTATGTGGTGATATCTGGTGAGTATGCCaggttaattttgtgttttgcattctgccctctgctggtcgaACCAGTAAATAATTTTCTCTTAGCACTGGTCACAAAGTCATGCTTTTTTCCAGATAATAACATATTGCTTAAAGCCGACTTTTCATGGAGTGTTCATTGATTTTAGGCTAGAACTGATAAGAAAGACTACAAAAATTGTCAGCACATACTTGATTTGTGAAAGATTTTTGAATGAACTAAAGACATCATTGTTTTAAATATGCTCCTCCTTTTATACCAGACATATCGTTGCTTGCGAAGATACAGTGGGAATAATGCACATTTCACACGATTTTTACCATAGCAGTTCCCTGAAcaaccactaggtggcagcataTTGCCCCATATGGAAAAGGGGTGGAGAGGTGGCTGCTGGCTCCAGATGGGGATTATGCAGGAACATGCAGCATGCAGACTGGCCAGAGAACAGCCCTGGAGACAGGAGCTGTGCTGAAAAAtagaacacaaaaataaaatggaaaaaataaacaggaaGCTGATGCAGCTGCCCACTAGGGGGTCTTATTATAGTGAGAACAAACCACTGGTTTCACCCAGTGTATCAAAGGACTGTTCCAGCCAAAGGGTAAATCACCTTTAAATGCACTCGGTTTTCTTAATGGGAACGCAATAGGAACACAAAGGAGACCCCTTCTGAATACTTGTTGTTTGCTCTGTGTTTTGTTAAGGTGAATACGAGGCAGACAGTGTGTCCCGATAACTACAACAATCACAGACTATTGAGACCAATGAAACTCCCTTCTAAACACAGGAACTGCTGTTGGACCCATGAGCTATGTACTGgagtttaaataaattttgacttAATAAAAGCATATAAACATAGATAACGGTACATGATAAATTAAAACTAATAATTATTGCTCTATATTTAAATTATGCTGTACTTTGGATTACTCAAAATATACAGTCCTGTGATTTCGGGGAATATATTGAGCCTAAATATAGAGGAAACAGTAGTCACCTATCATGACCCTGTCTTTGATGaatgaatgggtggatggacGGATAGACGAAAGTCATTTTCAGTCGTACAAGGGAGCTCTGAGCGGATGGCCAGCTTCTCAGAAAGCCCATCTTCATTGGGGATTTCTGGCTTTCATTTGTGTGCATGTGGCTGTAAAGTTATATAATCATCGTTATTACTTTTTACtgattattgtttatttaaccttaacatttttctctttttaacgCCGGGGCGTGTCCTTCCTCGTGCGCTGTGTTCTCAGGTTTCCCcaaattattttacaattatttattattttctaaatttatttttagttattACCAGGGGGCAATGTTTATATTTAACCGGAATATAAATGAAAGCGAACAGCAAAATTCTGAATGAGCGACACGAGGCAGTGGTTTATCGTTAATATTTTACTAGAATTAAATTGGCTGACTAGAGAATTTGGAATTTCCATTAAGATACACTACTCGTTATTATGTACGATGATCGTAGGGATTCTATGTAAAATGTTGACgacgttgttttgttttattgtcatatatgcAAAGCAGTTTAAAGGCCCTTGTTCGGGCAGCGACAGTCTTAGCGGTTGCCATCGAACAACGGCTATCTTTACGGTGATTGGACGACCTCTGTAACTGAACCTTTCCCATTGGACAGTTTCTGAAACAACTTTGCTTATTGCATTAGTAGCTCCACCTTTTTACGAGAACCGTAGCATCAGTTTATAAAGAGGAACGGATAAAAACACGcatgttatttttaaacacCGTTGTATCCAGTGTATGAATGAATTGCTgatcataaatatttattttctggtgGACTTGCTTTGTTTTCCTTCATCGAAGGCAAAGAGGATTGGAGAAAAAGGTAATTGCAACGCAAAGGCATTGTGCTTCATTGATTTATTGTGTATTGTGGTGTGTTGATCTCAAATTTGTATAGACTTTTTTTCGTACGTTCGGCGCCATTTTCGTACCGTTTAAATGCCCGCCTGCCAGTTTCTATTCAGTGTTTCAGTGGGTGCATTAAAATATGACAATCGCATAATATGCTGTAAAGTAAATAGACTTGAAACGGGTTAATGAGTAGTTGTGGTGATGAAAGGCTAGCTGGATGGTGGATGGGGGTGGCGTGAAACATGTAATAAACGCAAAATAAAACGAGATGTTACCGACAGATATTGTTTTAACCTcagatttattttaatatgactGTAGGAGGGGTTGTTCTGCAACTGAATATGGGTGTGAACATTGTTTCACTGAGATTTAATATATACAATAAATGCAATCAAATACCTTAAACCTACTGTAATAATGTAAGTTGAAAATATTGCGATCTCAATCTTAAAATCATATGTTGCGTAATGAGTTGCAGTTGATTTCCGACAATGGTGCGTTTAAGCTGCACGGTGTAGTACGGCTGGCAGTATAGGGACATTGGCAGCCACATGTACGGGATGTCTCTATTTTAATTGCAGCCACACTGATTTACAGCACAGCGGCTTATGCATGTAAACAAAGCGTATAGTTTGAGCCCCGGGGACGGGGGCAGGGGCGGGGGGCGGCGGGGCTGTGTGCGCTGCCCGGTGCGGCTCAGTGAAGTTCCACTTACCTCGGGAGTTAGATCGACATCCTTAACATGATTTGAGTCTCTTGGGTCCTTTCTTGGACATTTACTTAACTGCTGCTTTCATTCTTTTTCGCAGAATCTGAGTATGACGTGTAGTATTATAGTAAACGCTGACAGGTTTAATAATCTGCCTGTAATAAACTGGTCATCAATCATTAATATGCATATatgtttgtatattatatacaatatataaacTATgcgtatgtatatatgtgtgcaaGGTTTATATTTTCCTCTGTACTTATTCTTAATGTCCTAATGTCTTAATGTCGTCAATATTACTGTTTGTGACTCAGTGCCATTCTTTGAcaaaagtttttaaatgcaCACACCTTCTTTGTCATGTGGTCAAATTTATGTTTTTACAATCATTGGTGATGCAGTGCATCCTAAGAGCAGGAGTAGAACTAGGGGCCTGGCTCTGATAAACTGGACAAGCATGTAGAATGTATTAAACTGAGCATGTTATCTAATTTCCCTGGtgaagatgatggtgatgaaaCTAGATTAAATGGCTTTGCTTGCAAACACGTTGAGGCATGACTCCAGTGGAGCTGGTGAGAGCTGATGTCAGGAAGCAGGTCTCTTCCCCGGAGGGGGGAGCTGACTGTCGCACTTTCCTGTTTGTTTACGGCTCCTTAGTCCTCTGCATCCTCTGCGGCCTGCCTGTCAGTGTCCTAACCTGGCCAGTGACAGACACCACCAGGTGAGCGGTCAGAACGGGACAGCAAAGGACAAATTGAGGAGATGAGCTTCCAGCCACAGTCAATAGACGTATAGTGCGTTTAGAAATGTgcacgtgtgtttgtgtggtggATTAAGAGACTGGGGTTGAGTGCCGTatgcagaggtgggggggggggggttattgttGGAGAGGCTGATGAAAGTGCACAGCTGCACACACTGACCACCACATCGGTATCTGGGAAGCTCTAATCCCGTGCTGGGATTATCTCAAAGCAGCTTTGCCCTGAGGTTTGATTTTGGTAAACGGTTATGAAGAAGGAAGCCTTTTGGGATTTAAATGAGTTTCCATGTGCTCATGCGAGTGCCTTTGGGGCAGTATTTGCACTCCTGTGGATGCTGTGGCCAGGAACAGGATGGTCAGACAGCCAATCGCATCACAGGATACACCAGTTGCGGTGGGTTGATAGGATGTGATTTCTGCTGTGTTCTGCACCTGTTGGATGTGCCTGATTCAATGAAGTTGGTCAGCCTCATGCCTAAGACGTAGCTGACCCTCCTCTGCCTCTGTGTCTCTCTATACAAAGCATCCTGCCTCTAACTAATCGATTACGCACAGACTGGCTTGGCTGCTCTCCCGGCATGCACCAGCAGACACAGCTGCGTATATGCGCTTGCTCTTCTGTGCAGAGCCGCAAGTCTGCACTCTAAATAACACCAAGCGGTGCTGAAGTCCAGCTCTCGCTGGAACCGAAGCCCGAGCGAGTTTATCGGAGATGAGTTCTTTAAGCCAGTTTGCAGAGAAAACCATGAACATAATGTGACCTCAGAGAAGGGGGAATGATAAGAGACAGCATAAGTTTGAGGCTGTGCGGGTGGGGGTCCCTGCAGAGGGTGCCGGTGGGTGTGTACTTACAGGTGAAGGTCTTTGTTTAGAGTTCTACAGTGTTTTGTGTAAAGGGGCAGATTTCAGGAGTGTTAGCACTCTAAGAGTCTGTTGTAGGTGATCATATCTGCCTGTGATGTAATTGAAAGCATGGAAACACTTCTTGCTTCtcgttaattaaaattaatgtgGTCCCAGAAGGGTCAGTCAGACAGTCCATGCAGGCTTCAGAGGAGCTGCTCGCCGCAGGATTTGGATGCTTTATGTCTGCACCTCCCCCATTCATTCCCAGGAAGCCTCTTCCGCTGTCGAGGCAACAGATGCTTCCAGCACCTGGGCAGGAGAGCAGATTAAAGGCAGCGATGTAAATGAGTGGTGCAGCTGTAGCATGTGCTGTTGCCCCCAAAGGGAAGGCCGTGGCTCATTTCAGGGGTGAGAACATTCGGATCTCTGCGGTGTTAGGgttccagaatgttccaggTTGTGATTCCGCTTTGTCTGCAAAAACAAAGCTATTAAGAAATCAATGGGAAATATAATAGGTAAGTTTCACTGAATCAGCGTAACAGGCTCATAATCAGTCAGCCTCCCAAAATGGACTCTAAGGTGCCAAGTTCTAGTGCTCCAAATGGGTTCCACTGAATGGTCCCCACTTTCTTCTGCAATGGTGCCCAGGTTCTGCCTGTACTGCTGTGTTTCCGTTTTCACCTCACTGTGGTCCCTCCCCTCCTGCAGTGGTCGCCATGACGACAGACGAGGCCGAGAGGCAGCAGCGTAGGAACGTTCGCCCCAGTCCAGATCAGGATCGGGGCCCCGGCGGGCCCCCGGATCAGCAGGACCAGTCGTCCCCGGAGGACCAGGTGCCGAGACCTCGCACGCGCGGCTCAGGGGGGCGCGGACTCTCTCGCCTCTTTTCCTCCTTCCGGAAGCAACGGTCACAGTGTTCTGAGGAGGAGCGAAACAGGCCAGGGGAGCAGTGGGAGACGAAGGAGCTGAAGGCCCCCATCGCAGACCCAGAGCCGGAGCTCCGAGCAGAGGAGGACACCGCTCTCGACCTGCAGTCACTCAGCAGTGCAGAGATACAGGTGACTGGGGATTGCCTAGTTTTGGCATTTTAGTTGGCATACTGGGAAAAGAATGTGACATCGCAGCAGGTGATGCGAACACTTGTTTTAcgacgtgtgtgtgtctatatgtgtgtgtgcacgttcTAGCTGGTCCACGGGGACCAGAAAGAAGACCAAGACACGGAGAAAGACTctctggaggaggaggaggccgggagggggtgtcaggagGACGAGGACGGGGAAGGAGGCCTCCAGGATCAAGAAAGGAAGGAGGGATCCAAGACACGGAAAGCTGGCCGCCAAGCGCACAACATGCACTGCAAGGTCACCCTGCTCGACGACACTCAGTACGAGTGTGAGCTGGAGGTAGGCAGACTGTCCGAGAAGCTCATAGcacgtgtgtctgtctgtgtgtctgtgtgtgtgtgtctgtctctgtgtgcttgtgtgtgtgtttaatagGGCTTTGGCAGGCCTCGGCCCACTAAGAGAGTGCAGATATTCTCTGTCTAAATTCCTCCTTCCTGTTTTTCCTTTCAGAAACACAGCAGAGGGCAGGATCTCTTCATGAAGGTGTGTGACCACATGAATCTGCTGGAGAAGGATTACTATGGGCTGGCGTTCTGGGAGTCACCCACCACGAAGGTATCGTATgcatttaacagtaaaaaaaatgaaagatcgGCAAAATATATTTGATAATACAGGTGTTAAGAAACTCTCCtttactgggagctgggaggagcaaaaacatggagtaACTGCAGGTCCCCGAAGCCCGCGTTGGGATACGCTGCACTAAGTGAACAGAAGGATCTTGATTGGCTCTCCAAGTCTGGGTTGTTCGAAGGCGTGTCTCTGTGCTGGCTGCCCTTATTGGCTGCAGACTAAACAGCCACTCACTATTCAATGCACCACACTGCCCCCAGACAAACTCTCCAGGTTGCTGTCCTTTTAAAGTCGCGTCTATAATTACTGCGACCAGTCAGCAGCGTATTGTCGATGTCGCTCCCAGGGCTGTCTTGACGTGGCTCCAGAGGGCAAGGTGAAACTGAGCCGTTCCACAGCTCAGGCGCTAACGATCTCCTGTGCTCACTCGCAGTACAGCTGTGCTACACACTTACTAAATTGATTTTTATCTCTTTATTGGTTCCATTTAGCAAAGTCTTTAGTCCTGTCCAAACTCATATGCATTTAGGGTGACATAGAAACCCTACTGCTGCTCTTTCCATCATCCTGCATTTTGTGATGGGTGTCCTTCCATGGTGCAAAGACATCCATTTAGGAtgattggtgtctctaaattgcttgTAGCATGTGATTGTCTATGACTGGgtgcatgtgccctgcgatgggctggcatcctgcccagggtgtactcCTGTCTTGTGAGGTATGCTTCCTGTAATTCTCTCTAGGGTAAGTGTTTGGGAGATGGATGTATTTTGCGGTCATCAGTATTGCTAAATTCCCTTCCTGTTTAGTTATTCAAATCACCATCATTTCCGCTGAACGTTACGACTGGTCCCCTGCTAGTCCAACCTAATATTAATGCGGGGAATAGGGGGGTGTGTCAGGAACAGCACTGCTCCCCTCTAAAGCTCCGAAGCAATTTGTTCCTCCTGAAGCTCCCCTCTGTGGCTCTGAAGCATTGCAGTGTTCCTCCAGGACCCAAAGACGTGTTAAAAATGGCCCGTGATCTCTGAAGACAGGCGGGCTGGAAATAGTTGATGAGTTGTTATATTTGAGATAATGAGAGCAGATCAGCAGAGGTGTGATGTGTTTCAGAAACACAGGGGAGCTGAGGGGAGCCAAAGGTCACCGCTTTGGTCTTTTGAGGGTTAGTGGTTATAGTTTTAGGGCTTGAGGGAGTCATCGCTGATTGTCTGCTCACGTCCTACGATGTAGGTTATTTTTACCAGTCACTCACATTCCTATATTCAGATGGTGCTGGCCTGGTATCTCACTGATTTGCTGtccacaggtgtgtgtgtgtgtgtgtgtgtgtgtgtgtgtgtgtggattatgtttatattacattgtggggaccaaatgttccacacaatgtaatagaaacctgttattttgacgttgagaggaccatttttcaggtccccacaaagatctgtgaatgcattcaaaaaactaaaaatgcctcgtattttgtttgtttacttatggttaaggttagggctgggtagggattaaggtcatcatgctgggattagagtttcctccatagaaatgaatggtgagtccccacaaacatataatgagaaacgtgtgtgtgtgtcttgatATTGCACTTTGGGGCTAGGCATCTCTTTGGAACAATACTGTATAACTCACATTGAGTCAtggagatttttcttttttctgcatGAGGTATTAATAAACAAACCAGCAAATATTTAGCTGTCTGCATGTTTCAAGCTCTTTGGTGTTTTTCTTTCTTCATCAGACCTGGCTGGACTTCGCTAAGGAGATACGCAAACAGACGCAAGGTTAGTGCCCTTTCATCATCAAGCTCCATGCCTGAATTTCAAAGGAAGCTGGCTGTCTCCCAGTGCGATGTTTTATGGGAAGTTTGTCCTAGAACAATTGAAGCATCTTTCGTAATGACCGCAGTGACAGATGTTCTATCGAGTTCTGAACGTGAACATCACCAGAGATGTAGCACTGTGTCCAGGGCACTGGCCTTAGCTGTAGGAGCTGAAGTCCAGAGATGTAGGTAGTTAGCTATCACTTAGGCTGCTGTCTGCTGGAATTAATGTGGCCAGTCAATTGTGACAAGTTGTGTTCAGTCAGTCGCACGTAGCATCATGAGGAAGATCACACACTATGGTTTTTCCCTCAGGAATTTGTGAGTTTACCTTCAATGTGAAGTTTTATCCACCTGATCCAACTCAGCTGACGGAAGACATCACCAGGTAACACATCTAAGAGCTCAGTCCACCTGTGGCCCCCGTTGGAAGACGACCTCAGCTCTGAACTGTCCCACGCCAGCAGTGAtccttgacctttgacccagaACCTCTTCCCCTCAGGTACTACCTGTGTCTGCAGCTACGCAAGGACATCTTTAGTGGCCGGCTGCCATGCTCCTTTGTGACACTGGCAGTGCTGGGCTCCTACGCGGTCCAGTCAGAGCTGGGTGAGTACGATCCGGACCTGCACGGCCCTGACTACACTCGGCAGGTGCGGCTTGCCCCGCGCCCCagcagggagctggaggagaaggtgATGGAGCTACACCGCACCTACAAGTGAGCACCTCTGAAACCGTCCTGCAGCCCTGtgttcacacacatgcacatctgTACCTACGTAGGCTGCTTTACTGCTGAGCAGTGCTACATACACATGAAAGCTCACTTTCTCAGTGAAGATCTTTTACATCTGCATTAGTTGACCTTCCTGATTGCATCAGTATCTGTCTGTCAGCCCATTTTGTGTGTCTCTTTGTACACATCCTTTTCTGTCCGTCTGGCTGCTTCAGTGTGTCTCTCAGACTACCTATACGTCTGTCTTCCTGCTCACTGGATGTCTGCAAACCTCTCTGTCTTATTAACTGTCTTCCTGACCAGCTGACTGTGCATCAGTCTTCTTCACTAActtcacttcctgtctgtctgcaggtCAATGATCCCGTCACAGGCTGACATCATGTTTTTGGAAAATGCTAAGAAACTATCTATGTATGGACTGGACTTCCATCCAGCTAAGGTAGGGGCCATGATGGATGTCCGTAACGGGTAGGAAGGTTCAGCTGAGGGGAGGGAGTAGCCACTCAGTGTCAAGATCAGCTCTGTATCTACTTGGGTGGCCTGGTTCTTCATTGTAAGCCATGACTAGGGCCATGCTGGACAGTGCTTTTGTTCAATTTGGCACTTTAGAGCTTAGCGATAGTTAAAAGAATCATCATTATGTTATCTACACTCTAGTCAAATCCACTGAGATTATCGCTCAATGCATATTAAACAAGGAAACTGTCATTCAGAGGAGTTTGATGAACTCCAGAGTTGAAGTGCCTTGTTGTGTTTTGTAACCAAAATGGCAGAGCCATGAATTCAGCCTGACTTTTGTAAAGCTTCTATTTGGACAGGACATAGGGTTGAGTAGTAGAAACTAGGTCAATTTGTTTGCATAATGGCAGGGATTTAGATCAAAAGTGGAATTTGTTAATATCAGCTGTTGGTTGATGTTGCCCTCTAGTGGTACACATCTGTCATTGTGCCTCTTGTTTGATTTGGACAGTTACAGCCAGCGGTAGAGAGTGTTTAGTGGTTCATTGGTGAGTAATGCACAACTCTGCTTCCGTTTCAGGACCTTGAGGGTGTGGACATCATGCTGGGCGTCTGCTCCAGTGGCCTGATGGTCTACAAGGATAAGCTGCGAATCAACCGCTTCCCTTGGCCAAAAGTCCTTAAGATCTCTTACAAACGAAGCAACTTCTACATAAAAGTGCGGCCCTCTGAGGTATGTTGCCCTTTGCCATTCCACTATAAACAGAAGCAGAGCGTTTTAAGTAGTTCTGCTGCCTTATTTTACAATTTTCAGTTCTCCTGCATTTTAAATATcgtattattagtattattttgtTTGACTAGTACATTTTCATTTGTGTTAAAGCCATATTTGTATTATTTGCTCCTAAGCAGCATGGTGACTTTGTGGTCACCACTGTATCTTCACACCTCTGTGGTTTGTGGGTTTGAACCTCTTCCAGCTATATGCATGTAgagtttgcctgttctccctGGCAATCGTGTTTCCCCCTCGTGTTTCCTGCTGTCCAAAGGCATGTCAGCCCCTCAAAACTGCATatcgcgtgtgcgtgtgtggacCGGCACTGTTTCCTGCCTCTTACCTTACCCTTCCTAAGAGAGGCTCCAGACTCACTCTGACCCACTTCTGTATAAATGGTTATGGAACATGGATGAATTATTTAATTGGTAGAGTGGAAGACACTTTAACCTGAATGTATGTGTTTTTTAGCTAGAGCACTATGAGAGCACCATTGGCTTCAAGCTGCCCAACTGCAAAGCCTCTAAGAGGCTCTGGAAAGTGTGTGTGGAGCACCATACCTTCTTCAGGTACAAGGTCGTCTGCTACTTCCCCAGGGGTGTCTGTCATAAAATCAGCACCGATGCTGCATGTGACTATTTACTGTATGGGCTATCAGTGACCACGATTTGTATGGGCTGTCGTCGTCATCTCCATAATGATGATTTATACAGGCGGTCGGTGTCGTCTTTGTGATGATGATTTATACAGGTCGTCGGTGGGAGTGTAGTGGTACACATATTCGGTACGGATCTTTCGGTTCAGTACGCATATGTATAGAACAAATGCAGCAAATGCGGAACCTTTGTGCGGTTCTCCTGGGTAACATTTGGAAAGGGCCGGATGAAGCTGCGTCAGTACGCGTGCGCGTATGTCCTGACGTGAAGATGGAAGTTGTTAATGTGAATACAAGTTAcagcacaggtatttttttaaatactgcatcataatggatatttattttgttatgctttgtattttttgagACAATATTTGTGTTGCACAAATCAGgtacagttaatttttttttatgtacacctttatggatatttattttatttttatttgtttgagagaatatttattttgatttactttCAAGTATATATGGCCCCCCAGCCAGCAAGGGCGGTGAATGGTCACAGTTTGGCAGAGATGTGATGAACATCATCCAAGTTACAGCAGAAGGAGATGCAGACCGCCGACTCCATACGATGACTGCCATCGTCAATGGCTATGTGGCAGAAAGATGCGGCCTTGTCAAGAGAGGAAATATCAAGCGCACTTACACCATGAACCACAGAGCAGTGGA is a genomic window containing:
- the LOC111839698 gene encoding protein 4.1-like isoform X9 produces the protein MNELLIINIYFLVDLLCFPSSKAKRIGEKVVAMTTDEAERQQRRNVRPSPDQDRGPGGPPDQQDQSSPEDQVPRPRTRGSGGRGLSRLFSSFRKQRSQCSEEERNRPGEQWETKELKAPIADPEPELRAEEDTALDLQSLSSAEIQLVHGDQKEDQDTEKDSLEEEEAGRGCQEDEDGEGGLQDQERKEGSKTRKAGRQAHNMHCKVTLLDDTQYECELEKHSRGQDLFMKVCDHMNLLEKDYYGLAFWESPTTKTWLDFAKEIRKQTQGICEFTFNVKFYPPDPTQLTEDITRYYLCLQLRKDIFSGRLPCSFVTLAVLGSYAVQSELGEYDPDLHGPDYTRQVRLAPRPSRELEEKVMELHRTYKSMIPSQADIMFLENAKKLSMYGLDFHPAKDLEGVDIMLGVCSSGLMVYKDKLRINRFPWPKVLKISYKRSNFYIKVRPSELEHYESTIGFKLPNCKASKRLWKVCVEHHTFFRLSSTEAATTPRRFLALGSKFRYSGRTQAQTRQASSMIDRPAPLFQRSASKRASRSLDEAVVKTPDRNARPVSAPIMSPVSPVSLGEKATSPSTPRADHWVAPTPSRRPNRLEDRRAEMRKGYHTAESPKAELLREAKPQAMSRRERRETPKTAAPMRETPAQQLPRPETEPVRMRKKRAKKIEGETIYIRHSNLMLEDVDKTQGELMRHHASISELKRSFMEAMPEQRPSEWDKRLSSQSPFRSITINGQLQPSANGSPLVKKMQTVTISDITNNIRGDATTKEVPIVHTETRTITYESPQTGDNVLDRDGGILLSAQTISSDTVCTTTTTQITKTVKGGISETRIEKRIVITGDMEIDHDKALAQAIKEAKEQHPDMSVTRVVVHQETEITPE